ACCCCTGTTCTCCGCGCCGCGTTTGATCCGTTCTTGGAGTTAGCGACATCTTCAGCGGAGGAGCTATCCAATGCTACCGCGCGTGCAATCTATCTGACCAATATCCATCTCACTGCACGAACGAGCGTTTCGGAATACTCTTTTGTCAGTACAACACATCTCAACCCCATCTCAACGAAACTTTCATCCCTCCGCATAGATCTACTGGAGATCCAACACCGCTACCTTCTGGAAGAGTCTGGTCTCCAGGTATTGCTCACAGCACTTGAGCCTTTCTCCCCATCGTCGGTGGCGAAATCTTCCACTGAAACGGAGAAGCAAGACTCACATCCGTTAGAGAGTCAGCCGCAGCAACAACCTAACCTGGCTGACATTGCGACTCTTCCGGCCTTCCAACCTGAAGCTCTCATCGCGGTCAGCCAGCAACTCGATGACTTCCTCCCGTCTGCCTTGATGGATGCTACAGACAATCTGAAGCGCTTGCGCAGTGCTGCCTTCGTCAAGAGTGTGACGGAGGAAGCGGTGGAGGCGTTCTGTCGCGACTTCGAGTTCGTCGAGGGTATGATCATTGGGGCCGATGAGGCAAGAGGCAAGGTTGATGTCACTCGTGTGGATAGGGGAAGTGAGACTGGCGCCGAGAGTGAGAAGGGCATGGAGGAGGGCGAGAACGGATGGGGTCTAAGAAGACTGTTCCCCCGTACTACGGGAGAGATCCGGGTTTTGCTCAGTTGATCAAATCCGCATTCGATCCCAGCCGTGCCGGTATACTCTAAACTCTAGTTTCTGTACATAGCATTCCATGCATATAATGTGATTCTACCGGTCGTACCACATCAACCAATTTTCAGACAATAACACTACAACTGACGTTCCTTAAACCTTCCTGACCATGATACCGTAAGGATCCCGGTCGCTCTCACTAACATGTACTTCACACACCCCGTCCTTCAAAATCTCCACCAATCCCTCATCACCCTCCGATGCCTTCAAAGCCTCCGCACGCTGAACCTCCCACTCCTCCTTAAGCACCCCCTCCAACTTCTCCTTCATAACAGCCCTCAGATACCCCCTCTCCGTATTCGAATGCGCAAGCGCAACAACCACCTTCCCGCGCTCAATAGCCGCCAACGCCTCATGATGGCTCATCTCCCCCGTAAACAGCAAATCAGGAACATTACCCCCCTTCATAAGCACACTGGACCCAGACCCCGGACACACCCCGACCGTCCGAATCGAAATCTCATCGACAGACACACCCTGCGGAATCGCGATGGGAATGCCACCGGGGAATCCGACACCCTCTGCAATCCTATCAACGAGAGATGTTAATGGCTGGGGAGAGTCGAAGGTAACGAGACGGCCCATTCCGGCGGTTTCCATGTTCTCGGGGAGAGGGGGCGGCGAGGGGTGGATGGTTGATCTGGTGTGTTTTGGGATTGAGCTCGCGTTGGCGGGGATCACGGCGTGCGGGGTTGGGTAGGATGGGGCTGTATAGGTCTTCGAGGAGGATTGGATTGGCGTAttggtggtggaagagggagaaggagtaGGGGTGATTGAGCCGGTTACGATGTCGCAGAGCCAGTCGGCCATTCCGCCTGGTGTGGCGTCCACGGCTGTGTGCGGGGAGTAGACGCTGATGCCTTCCTGTGCGAGACGGAGGAGGGATTGTTGCTGCGGGTCATTGAAGGTGAGGGATTTGAGGCCGCGGAAGATAATCGGGTCTTTTGGTTGTGTTAGTTgttatatcttttctttcttttttgttagGTTGGAGGGGCGCGTACGGTAGGCTACGATTGCGGAGTCTTTGCGCGCGATGGCTTCGTCTGCGACAGCTTTTGTGAGGTCTATGGCTAGCAGGACGGAGTTGTTTTGGCGTCGGGTTGGGTTTAAGGGGGCTTCGAGGAGGACTGTAGGTGGTGTTAGTTGGTTTGAGCGAGGTGGATTGGGGAGGGAGGGGCTTACGGCCTGTGTTATCCCAGCTTTTGTCTGCGAGGGTCTCGGGGTACCTGTGTGCGTTGTTAGTGATTGGGTTCAAATGTGGTATGTGCTGCCCAGACCAAGTAGAAGAGGGCAATTGGGAAGGGGAGAAACGCATACAGTTTCCTCATGGAGCTCACCACGGCCTTGGTGAAGGGCGATGACGTAGGGGATAGTGATGCAGACATTGTTGAGTAGAGGCGAACAGAGGAACGGAGGAGGGTGTTCATAGAAGGCTCTACACTGCCTGTATAATGGGGTTGAGGAGTAATTTTTAGACGGACTTGTGTAGGTGGGAATTGAAACCGAGAGCTATAGAGGAGACTATATCAAATCATGTCGATTAGATGGAGGAAAAGCTAACGCCACAGCTCACAGCCACATTATCACATGACCAGATGAAGCCCCGTGTCAATGTGTTTGAATACTGACTTCATCGTAACATGGATggatttatctatttaattttcaGTTATATACTGTGGTTTTAATTGCCATGATTGGGTGGATGGTATAGCTATTATCTAGTTGTCCTGAGCAGGTGTTATTGTCGACCCAAGTTGCTATTCGAGTACTATTTTCAGGTCATCCAAGTGAAGGGACTGGACTACGACTACCTCGGTCAACTGCGGTGCTTTTGTTTAGATATTCCATGGGGCTGCGGGTGGGTTATCTTTCTCATACTTTGCCTTCGTTCTACCCAATTTATAGTTGAGGGAGCGATTGATTAAAGAAAACTTCCAGTAGCCATCAAAAGTTTGCGTCCAAAACTCGTTCAATGAGAGGAGCGATTAGACGTCATTGGTTTACTGTATTTACCTCTATGCTGTACTTCATAGGAAGTAAGTGTGAAGTTTAAGTCAAAGAGCTACCTCTTCAGCATGCTACTAGCACTTCTTGGATTATTTACACACAAATGAAACATCCTACAAAGCAGACCGTGGTGCCTTTCCCGCCACCTCTTCTGCCATTGTCATACCTGCCGTTCGCCCTGAGAAAATACAGCCTCCCAAGAAAGTTCCTTCAAGCGCACTATAGCCATGCactccaccaccgccaaaaCCCGAGACCTCGCCTGCAGCGTACAGGTTTGGGAAAGGTGATCCATCCGGGCGAAGCACCCTCCCGTGTAAATCCGTCTCAAGACCTCCCAGAGTCTTACGAGTAAGGAGGTTCAGACGTACAGCGACAAACGGACCGTGAGACGGATCCGCGAGCTTGTGCGGCTTAGCCACCCGGCCGAGACGATCTGGCCAGTAGTTGCGCCCATTCTGAATAAGCATTATTTGAGCATCTTTCGTAAACCTGTTGTCAATTTGCATATCGCGGAGGTGGATCTCGCGTTCGATCTTCTCAACATCTAGAGGAGGACCGTCTCGTTCTTTGGCAAGTTTGTTCATCCCAGCCACCAGTTTGGGTAATGTTGGCTCCACCACGAAATCTACCCCTTTATCCATGAAGGCTTGAACAGGACCAGGGACCGCGGAGCCAAGCATTCGGTAGAGCGTTCTTAGTCTGCTTTTGCCTGTCAAATCCGGGTTCTGCTCGGAGCCTGAGAGTGCGAATTCCTTGCCAATGATTGTTTTATCAAGTACAAACCATGTATAGTCATAGCCAGTGTTGCATATGTGCTTTAAAGTGGCAAGGGTATCGCATCCAGGGTAGAGCATTGGAGGAAGCCGTTTGCCTGTGGCATCCAACCATAGCGAGGAGGGCCCTGGGATAATTCGTATCCCATGCTGTGGCCAGATCGGATCCCAATTCTGTAAGCCTTCAGTGTAGTGCCACATGCGATCTTCATTGATTACGTTGGCCCCAGCATCTTTTGCAATCTCAATCATGCGTCCGTCCACATGTGCAGGGACACCGATAACGAAGTTTGACGGTGGGGTCCCGAGTCGATCAACGGGCCAGTTCTTCTTAACCAAGTCTACATTGCCGCCGATGCCTCCACTTGCAATAAGCACTGCGCTGCCGTACACTTCGAACGTGTCGATGCTCTTTCGGCTGCTTGCTACACCACGTGCTGTGTCAGACGGTTCAAGCACTTGACCTCGTACACCGATGACAGCACCAGTAGACTCATCAACAATTAAAGAGTCCACCTGACGACGAAACATGAACTCCACAAGCCCTTTCTTCGCGGCAGCGCGAACCGGCTTCTCGAAAGCCTCCACGATGGCAGGACCAGTGCCCCAGGAAACATGAAATCTCGGGACCTAGGAAACGTGTGAGCTGGAATCTTGTTTCCTCAATCACCTCTTTGGCGACACAGGTCTTCTCTCCCTGGGTAAACTGACAGAATTACCATGACCTCCTGCACTCCCATCTCCACGTTCTGCCCAACCAACGCTCGCAAAACTCACCCCCAACGATTTGATATAACGCTCCATATGATCAGCCGCAAAATTCACAAATGCTTCCGCCCATTTCCTAGGCCAAAAGTCACATTCTCTATCAAACCGTGCGCTATTGAACCAGTCCTCCAGAGCAAGCTTGCGACTATCTTGGATACCCAGCCGACGCTGGTCCGCTGAGTTCACGCAGAACAAGCCCCCAAGAGACCAAAACGCTTGTCCGCCTAGActggcttcattttcttggtCTATAATGACAGTGTGAACTTCGCGTTTGGATAGTTCGAAAGCGGCGACCAAGCCAGCTAGTCCCCcgccgacgatgatgatTGGGGAATTCTTTTGGGCCATTCTTGGATGTCAAATCTCGTAGATATGTAAGAATTCTAGTTTCCGGTTTGTAGTCTGGGGTAAAATGTGGAGTTGTTTGATTCTGGGGCAGGGAGGTAGTACATATATTGAATGAGGTCACGCGATTCAGGAGCCCTCGGACGACGGATTCGGTCAATTCACCTCGGCGAATTTATTCCTCGCTAGCACAGGGtggtatattaatatatttaggGTAGGATGTACAGTGTGTGGCGATAATAGTCTACTTATGTattgaaataaaaagaagggaaCTTATTGtgattgatgatatcaaattTCACTCCATGAATCTAAAAAGTCGAAGATTGAGTTTTCATCTATCAACGCATCGATAAAACCAGCAGGCATAGATGACCCAGCTCTGTCACCAATTACCTGATTACATTCCCCATTGGTCGTTTCAATAGGAACAGTGTCTGAGTGAGAGTCAACCGGATCACCGATAGAAGCAACAGGCTGATGAGATATAGATAGCGGTGAGCTCGCGGTATATGTTGGAAATATCTGTTGTAGAGCTTTTATGAAAATCCCACGAAATAAAGACGCAACTGTATACGTTTTCTGCAATTCTTCCAGGACACCCATACACATATCGAGCTTGTTGAAGCTGAAACGTCTCGAAAGTGGGTTGGCATATTTACAGTTAAGAAGATGGGTTTGCATGACCGGGACTAAGAGTGCGGGTCTATCTTACATTAGATAAAACTCCTATGGAGGAAAATGAGTAAAGAGAATGTTTCTAAGACTTACGTCATTGGGCCTACATATTCTAGCAGATTCTCGCGAGCAAGAATGTCAAGAATCTCGGTTGACTTTGATGCTGCGGCGTTGGCTTTAGACTGCAGGCGTTGCTGCTCAGACCCTTGTTGGCTTAGAGCAAGATTATCCAGATGTTCGCTTCCGGAGGGACGGTAGAGTGTGATCAGAAGCGCGCTGTTATGGTGGTATTAGTACTGCTAATgccaagaggagaaagacagtCTTAACTGATAGTGTAGGTGCACATGATGCGCGTAGAACTTTGCCAAATGAGTAAGGCCATGTTCATCTTGGTCTGGCAATCTGCACCGCATAATCTGTGCTTCAAGAGCATTGATCTCACCCATAGAGGACTTCGACTTCACGGGCTGATTTTTTAGAACCAGAACCTTACCTAAGAGTTGACTCAGTTCAATTAATATAATCCAGAACTCCGCCAGTTTAGGAAATTCTTGCGGGATATAAGACGCAAAGATAGCTCT
This Aspergillus flavus chromosome 1, complete sequence DNA region includes the following protein-coding sequences:
- a CDS encoding putative NGG1 interacting factor Nif3; this encodes MNTLLRSSVRLYSTMSASLSPTSSPFTKAVVSSMRKLYPETLADKSWDNTGLLLEAPLNPTRRQNNSVLLAIDLTKAVADEAIARKDSAIVAYHPIIFRGLKSLTFNDPQQQSLLRLAQEGISVYSPHTAVDATPGGMADWLCDIVTGSITPTPSPSSTTNTPIQSSSKTYTAPSYPTPHAVIPANASSIPKHTRSTIHPSPPPLPENMETAGMGRLVTFDSPQPLTSLVDRIAEGVGFPGGIPIAIPQGVSVDEISIRTVGVCPGSGSSVLMKGGNVPDLLFTGEMSHHEALAAIERGKVVVALAHSNTERGYLRAVMKEKLEGVLKEEWEVQRAEALKASEGDEGLVEILKDGVCEVHVSESDRDPYGIMVRKV
- a CDS encoding putative 3-ketosteroid-delta-1-dehydrogenase, producing the protein MAQKNSPIIIVGGGLAGLVAAFELSKREVHTVIIDQENEASLGGQAFWSLGGLFCVNSADQRRLGIQDSRKLALEDWFNSARFDRECDFWPRKWAEAFVNFAADHMERYIKSLGVSFASVGWAERGDGSAGGHGNSVPRFHVSWGTGPAIVEAFEKPVRAAAKKGLVEFMFRRQVDSLIVDESTGAVIGVRGQVLEPSDTARGVASSRKSIDTFEVYGSAVLIASGGIGGNVDLVKKNWPVDRLGTPPSNFVIGVPAHVDGRMIEIAKDAGANVINEDRMWHYTEGLQNWDPIWPQHGIRIIPGPSSLWLDATGKRLPPMLYPGCDTLATLKHICNTGYDYTWFVLDKTIIGKEFALSGSEQNPDLTGKSRLRTLYRMLGSAVPGPVQAFMDKGVDFVVEPTLPKLVAGMNKLAKERDGPPLDVEKIEREIHLRDMQIDNRFTKDAQIMLIQNGRNYWPDRLGRVAKPHKLADPSHGPFVAVRLNLLTRKTLGGLETDLHGRVLRPDGSPFPNLYAAGEVSGFGGGGVHGYSALEGTFLGGCIFSGRTAGMTMAEEVAGKAPRSAL